The following DNA comes from Chloroflexota bacterium.
GGCCTGGAGCTCGTCGATGTCTCCAATCTCGCAAAAAACACGGACTTCCGTGTGTTCAAGGACGTGCTAGCAAAAGGCGGCATTGTAAAGGGCGTGCGCGCGCCCGGCTGCGCGCACTACTCGCGCAAGCAAGTGGATGAGCTCACGAACATCGTCCGCTCACTGGGCGGCAAAGGGCTTGTCACCATAGCAGTTGAAGACTCCGGCCTGCGCTCGCCGGTACTGCAGCATCTTGGCGAGGAGGCAACGGCACAAATTGCCGCGGCGCTTGCCGCGGAAGCTGGCGACCTGGTGCTAATTGTGGCGGACCAGCCGGATGTAGCGAACGCCGTGCTCGCCCGATTGCGACTTGAAATTGGAGACCGTCTTGGCCTCCGCGATCCAAGTAAGCTCGCCTTCTGCTGGATCGTGGACTTCCCTCTGTTCGAATGGGATGAAGATGAAGGCCGCTGGAGCTTTGTCCACAATCCCTTCTGTGGACCGTTCCCGGAGGATGAAGATCTCGTCACGGCCGACCCCGGTAGCGCCCGGTCGCTGCAATATGACCTGGTGTGCAACGGGTGGGAAGTCGGCGGCGGCAGCGTTCGTGCGCACAAGCGAGACCTCCTGGAGCAGATCTGGCTGACTATGGGATATACCAAAGAGCAGATCCACGAGCAGATCGGACACATGCTTGAAGCGTTTTCATATGGCGTGCCTCCCCACGGCGGCATCGCCATGGGCCTCGACCGCACGATCGCAATATTCGGTGATGTGGAGAGCATTCGTGAGACGATTGCTTTCCCCAAGAACCAGCAGGCGGTAGATCTCATGACGCAGGCGCCGTCGCCTGTATCCGAGGCTCAGTTGGTAGAGGTTAACTTGGCATTGCGCCAAAGCAAGGAATAGCTACTCTTACAAAACGTGCAGGCAGAGAAACGCCGCTACAAGGATTACACGTAGAGGCGTTTCTCGTTTAATCGAGACTGGGGAGACATGCTAAGACCTTCCCTGCCGGGAAGTGCAACCTTATCCTGGATTCCGTGCAAGTTCTTTGGTAGGCTAACTGCAATAGCATGGGTTATTGAAACAGCCGCAACCGTCCCCAAACCAGCAGTTGCCAACGTATGGAGGCACGCACATGAAAATTTACATAATGACAGACATGGAAGCGGTTGCAGGTGTTGTCGATTCAGACAACTATTGCAACAAGAGTTCCCGCTACTATGAGCGAGGCCGGGAACTCACAACACTTGAAACCAACGCCGCAATCGAGGCGTGTCTTGAAGCAGGTGCTACTGAAATCCTCGTCGTGGACGGGCACGGTCACGAAGCTATCGACCCGATTCTGCTGCACCCGGAGGCCAAGCTCCTCGCAGGTCGACCCATCGGCTACCCCTTTGGGTGCGACGATAGCTTTGACGCCGCGCTCAGCATTGGACAACATGCCAAGTCAAACACCGACGGCGGTCATCTTGCCCATACCGGCTCGTTCAATGTTGAAGAGCTCACCATCAATGGGGTTTCCGTTGGCGAAATGGGGTGCAACTTTCTTTTTGCTTCTTACTTTGGCGTGCCGTCTATCTTCTTGAGCGGAGATCAAGCGGCCGCTGACGAAGCCAAAGCGCTTGTGCCCAACATTGAAACCGCTGCTGTGAAGGCGGGACTGCAGCGGGGTCCTGCGGCAGGAATTTCCAGCGATGACAATAGAAAGTTCAACGGCGCGGCAATCCACCTTCATCCAACGAAGGCTCGCAAGCTCATCAAAGCAGGCGTGCAGCGCGCGCTGGCAAATCGGAGTGCGATCAAGCCGTTCTGGCTGGAACCGCCATACGAGCTTCTCAGCGTGTCGCGTCCTGACAATGGTGTGCCGGCCAGAACGGCACGCGCGACTGCTGACGACCTCCTTGAATTACTCAGGGCGCCGCGAACCTACGTCGAATCTCACGCTGTGCCGGCGCGTTAAGCCAAGTCCGGTCGCTCCGCAATTCAGGTTTTGAATGAACAGGAAAAAGAACTCGATAGCTTCTCGCGAAGGACCAGGCGCGAAACCTGAAATCCTTTACACAATATAGGGCATTCAATAGGTGCTGTGCTCAGGCCGTGCGACCGCAGCGATCTACCTGCGGTACAATTGGGAATTGAGAGCACGATAGAGAGACAGCAAGATCCGGTTGGCTCTTGGTAGCATCCGGAGTTCCAGTGGCACAAGTAGAATTGACGAACTGGGATAAGGTTGCATGCAAATCCTTGTCGTAGACGACGACCAGAAGATCACTGCACTTCTTTACCGAGCACTTTCCCACCAAGGATACGAGGT
Coding sequences within:
- a CDS encoding M55 family metallopeptidase, giving the protein MKIYIMTDMEAVAGVVDSDNYCNKSSRYYERGRELTTLETNAAIEACLEAGATEILVVDGHGHEAIDPILLHPEAKLLAGRPIGYPFGCDDSFDAALSIGQHAKSNTDGGHLAHTGSFNVEELTINGVSVGEMGCNFLFASYFGVPSIFLSGDQAAADEAKALVPNIETAAVKAGLQRGPAAGISSDDNRKFNGAAIHLHPTKARKLIKAGVQRALANRSAIKPFWLEPPYELLSVSRPDNGVPARTARATADDLLELLRAPRTYVESHAVPAR